The nucleotide sequence TGAGATTTTTAGCAACTTAagtcatttatattcgtttttaaaaattcaaaatatataatatacgaaaaaatctatatttttattatatagttaatgtggtcgtttaatttattttaataagttaaaattaaaaaaaatgatagagaatagactaatttttatcaaatctttattattcaaaatcattaattgttatatatatactttaaccgCATTAGATAATtccgtgatttttatttaaggaaacaatgaaaaacatttatgattaatttatggttagtttaataaaaagcttattatatatttatatggaccaacatatttttctaggattctaagaatgattgtggtTATGACATGTagctacaaaaatattttgtaatgcttctcttttaatatataggggatacatATAACAAAttagttattatatttattgttatatgatgtataatttataattttttgaaaatatagaataatgttttaataaattatagaGGTTTCTTACATTTCACCTAGTTTTAACTACTTACGGTCATCTAgtatattttggattttatatTTGTTCTATTATTACTaatctatgattttaatttttaatttttttattgttgtaaTAGTCTAAGATTAgagatttaaattataaaaatatttttaatcataatattagtttttttatatttattttgaatatattttattctctTTCAGTCTATGTTAATTAAAGtaattatcataattaatatatattaattttgcattaaattaaatttaatataaattttcacataatttaactattattataatttgatatctttaatcttttctattactgattatttatttttaatttctgtTCACATTTTACATATTCTTTACTTTCTGAaagttaattataaaattattttaatgatatagtattttcataatacttagatttatttatttattttgataattctttactctttaaatttatatatctcAGGCGGGTTTTCTTTAGGCTGAGGCTCAGTTGGAGAAAATATTGGGATTTGGGAGGAGTGAGTGACAGCAGAGTCAGGTTCCTTTGGGTATCTCGTGGAACACGCGAGTCAAGGCTGAAGGAGGCTATTGAAGGTAGTTTGGGTGTTGTAGTAAGCTGGTGGGATCAACTGCGCGTGTTGTGTTACGCAGCTATAGGCGGGTTTTGGACGCATTGTGGGTATAATGATTAACGAGACATTGGAAGGGATGTACTCTGGAGTACCAAAGCTGACGTTTCCTTTGGTTTGGGATCAGTTTTTGAATGCTAAGATGATTGTTGAGTAATGGAGGATTGGGATGAGGATGGAGAGCAAGAAGAGTACGACAGAATTGTTGGCAAGGAGAGACGAGGTCAAGGAACTGGTGAAAAGGTTTATGGATGGAGAAGACTGAAGAAGGGAAAGATATGAGAAGAAGGGCTTGTGAGATCTGTCGTGGAGTTGTTGCAAAAGCCGGTTCTTCAGATGTTAATATCGACGCTTTCATTAAAGATATGATCGTGTGAGTTTGATGTTGTATTTTGGTTAACAAGAAAATAAACAGAACTCAACGAGTTATATCAGTGACGATGAATTAAATAAACGAAACAAAAGCACTAAACGAATAACTAGAGAATGCTTAGTGCTGATGAGGTAGCATACGCTTGAGTAATTAAACTGGTCCACAGGTGCGACTACTAATGGAAGCTTAAGCCCATCCTTACTACAATGAGCGGCCGTTGAGCTAATAAATTAAAGTAGTGGATTCCAATTATAGTGAGCTTGACAAGATCGTGGCCCCGTCTTGTACACAGCTTTTGGAGAAGCAGGGTCGCAGGATTTGAATTCAAGGTTCTTGCTTGGAGGTGGTGGAGGAATCAGACGTTACGGTTCATTCAAAATGATtctactattttaaaaaaatattaagcaaataaattaatatatcatcATTTAACAGGAATTGAAAGGGCAGTTTACGACAACAAACAAGAGAGAAAAGGGAAAGCTGAAATAATACAATTTAATAttcgattaaaaatatatgagtatACTTTCAAAGTTTTCAGTCTGTAATTACTTGAGGGAAAAGGTAAGTAAAAACGAGAAATTGCATTAACCTAAACGAATAAGGAAAATAAGGCGGTGCACCAAATCCTCTATATAAACACTCTACCACCCCCTCTTAATTTCCATAAAACAAGCTCAAAACTTCAACAGATCTCTCTCAAACTGTTGTCCTTCACATCGTTTAATTCTTTtgttccagaaaaaaaaagaaccaaaacATCGATCATGGCTTTGATTAAGAGCAACACCTTCTTCACTTCTTTGATGATTCTTCTCGCTCTCTTTGGAGTTGCCGTTGGAGGAACAGTGCACAAAGTGGGCGACTCAAGCGGATGGACCATGATGGGTGTTAATTATGAAGCCTGGGCTTCTTCAAGAACTTTTCAAGTCGGAGACTCTTTGGTTTTTGAATACAACAACGGTTTTCACGACGTTACTGAAGTCACTCACAATAATTTCGAGCTGTGTGAACCGTCTAAACCATTAGCTAAATATCAAACAGGATCAGATACGATCAGTCTAACAAAACCGGGATACCAAAACTTCATATGCGGATTTCCTAGTCACTGCGACATAGGACAAAAGCTTCAAATCCTCGTCCTACCGGCCTCGTTGGGTCCCGTTGCAGCTCCAGTTCCTGGACCAGTTCGATCACCTACTACCTTCTCGTCATCTCTTTCACCGGTTAATAATGTTCCACAACATCAGATGGGTCCACCACCAACTCCACATAGCGCAGCTGCAACCTCTAGTGTTTGGATCGGATTCCGCTACTTTCTACTTTCTCTTTTCATCTTAGTTTGATAGTCATTCACGTACGTTGTGATTCCTTTAGGTCATATTTCTAACTTTAGTACGTTTGAGTTGTGTTgtctatttatgtatatataaacttGCACTGTTATAGTttgaaatcaatttttaattaatttatcatatttattaatttatcattaCATAATAGTTTACCTAGAGACCAAGCTATTGATGTGGCCGGAGAATGTTTATTGTTTTGTAATAGAGAAGAAGTAAAAGCGAAGAAAGTTTCCAAAACAAACTAGATTAGCCCTTAAAACAGACTGCATGTGATTATGCTAAACAGAACTCTTATGAAAAAGGAGCATTATAATATCGTTgactttcttctttttcaagAGCAAAGTTTGTCATAAAATACCACTATGCCCAGCTAATCGCCACGGGACTGCCCACCACGTGTATTCCGTCTGACCATTGGATGCTCCCGAAGCTGTTAGACCCAGACGCCTTAGATGAGTCTACATTAAACGTTACTGAATACGATTTCTTCTCGTTTAcctctttgaaattcaaaaCAGCTGGTACGACCGATATATTGACTATAGTTGTCTCCGAGGTTACTTTAACCGAGTATGATCCAGCTTCTCCAACGTTCGTGACTGTGCGCGTGTACGTGTACGCGCCGGATCCCTGGACGTTAAGGGCGAACGACGGATAATTTAGATTACCTACAGAGTACGTTTTGCTTGGATCGCAAGTGTAGTTGCGTCGCGATACTTTCATGATCTGCGACGATGTGTAATTCAATGCGCAGAGGAAATCTAAATAATCCACAGTCAATATGTCGTAAATAAGTCCTGGATTGACGGCCATCGTCGGTGACACGTGTCCTGCACCGTGATCGAACGGAGTTGAAGGTTTTCCCGTTGCGATGTCGATTAACGGTTTCCCGTCTTTGTAGGTACTGTAAGCGGTTGTCATGAGAGCCGATCGAATTGCCGCCGGACTCCATTCTGGATGCACAGACTTGAGAAGAGCTGCTAAACCGCTCACGTGAGGGCAAGACATCGACGTTCCTGAGATGATGTTGAACTCCACGCGGCGTGTGTCAGAAGCCAGTTCGGTGGGTCCCTTAGCTCCGGTCCACGCGGCGAGGATATTGACCCCCGGAGCTATCAAATCCGGTTTGAGAATGTTTGGCGTTGTTGGATTAGGCCCTCGCAAGCTAAATGCTGCAACTACTGGAGATGGCTGGACATTGACAACAGTTCCTTGTGTCAAAATCGAAGCAGTGGGATTCGGATGGGTGATGACATAATGCCGGATGATTTCTCCGGCTTTCTCTCCAACAGCGGTCGCGGGTAACAAATGAGCATCCGCCACAAGCTCTTCTCCGTTCTCCGCAGTATTAGCCAGAATCATTCCGAGTCCACCAACAGCTTTCACCACCTCCCCTTTCTCAACCCTAAAGTTCACTCCCCTGTCGCACATCACGATCTTCCCCTTAACTTTCTCCGGAATTAGGGTCCCGGAAACACAAAAGTTTCCATTAGTAGCGTTACTAGCATTCCCGGCGTAAACAAACGGCAACAGTTCAGGAAGAGCATCTCCTTTAATCAACGAAACTCCAGAATAATTATTACCGTTGCCTAGAATCACTAGTGCCGGAAAATCCCGATCTATAGTACCAGCACCTACAGTAGTAATCCACGGAGCTACGTTCGATATATCGGAAGATCTGGGACCAGAATTACCCGCAGAGCAGGACACCAGAATCCCTCTTTCCATGGCAGCAAATGCTCCAATGGCAATATCGTTTCTATAATAATCCAACGTTAAATCGTCCATAGATATGGATAGAACGTTGACGTTATCGTCGATGGCTTTATCAATTGCAGCTAAAACATCTGAATCGAAGCAACCACCTTTCCAACAAACTTTGTAAACTGCCAGTCGAGCGCCTGGAGCCATCCCACGAGCTGTCCCATTAGCGAAGCCTAAAAAATTAGCTCCTTCCACGACGGATCCTGCCGCGGTTGATGACGTGTGTGTTCCGTGACCGTCATCGTCTCTAGGCGATCTCGATTCTTTGGATTCGTCGATTGGTCCCTTCTCTGCTTCGTAACCACGAGCAAAGAATCTAGCTCCGATCAGTTTTCGGTTACAGAGCGAGGCTGTGAAGTTAGTCCCAACCTCACATTTGCCTTTCCAGGTAGACGGAATGGGACCGTATCCTTTGTCGGAGAAGCTTTTTCTCTCTGGCCAAACACCGGTGTCGATAACTCCGACGACAACGTCGCTGGACGCTTCAGTTTCAGGGAATAGATCTCCGTTGTGTACGTCCAGACCGAGGAATAGTGGAGTCCGGGTGGTGTGTAACTCGTACTGTTGCTCTGGTAGAACCGAGAT is from Brassica napus cultivar Da-Ae chromosome A4, Da-Ae, whole genome shotgun sequence and encodes:
- the LOC106375129 gene encoding mavicyanin, giving the protein MALIKSNTFFTSLMILLALFGVAVGGTVHKVGDSSGWTMMGVNYEAWASSRTFQVGDSLVFEYNNGFHDVTEVTHNNFELCEPSKPLAKYQTGSDTISLTKPGYQNFICGFPSHCDIGQKLQILVLPASLGPVAAPVPGPVRSPTTFSSSLSPVNNVPQHQMGPPPTPHSAAATSSVWIGFRYFLLSLFILV
- the LOC106376992 gene encoding subtilisin-like protease SBT1.7 — its product is MSSSFLFSTASFFIVLLYLGSCHVSNGAQQATYIVHMAKSQMPSSFDLHSLWYASSLKSVSESAELLYTYNNAIHGFSTRLTPQEADSLMTQPGVISVLPEQQYELHTTRTPLFLGLDVHNGDLFPETEASSDVVVGVIDTGVWPERKSFSDKGYGPIPSTWKGKCEVGTNFTASLCNRKLIGARFFARGYEAEKGPIDESKESRSPRDDDGHGTHTSSTAAGSVVEGANFLGFANGTARGMAPGARLAVYKVCWKGGCFDSDVLAAIDKAIDDNVNVLSISMDDLTLDYYRNDIAIGAFAAMERGILVSCSAGNSGPRSSDISNVAPWITTVGAGTIDRDFPALVILGNGNNYSGVSLIKGDALPELLPFVYAGNASNATNGNFCVSGTLIPEKVKGKIVMCDRGVNFRVEKGEVVKAVGGLGMILANTAENGEELVADAHLLPATAVGEKAGEIIRHYVITHPNPTASILTQGTVVNVQPSPVVAAFSLRGPNPTTPNILKPDLIAPGVNILAAWTGAKGPTELASDTRRVEFNIISGTSMSCPHVSGLAALLKSVHPEWSPAAIRSALMTTAYSTYKDGKPLIDIATGKPSTPFDHGAGHVSPTMAVNPGLIYDILTVDYLDFLCALNYTSSQIMKVSRRNYTCDPSKTYSVGNLNYPSFALNVQGSGAYTYTRTVTNVGEAGSYSVKVTSETTIVNISVVPAVLNFKEVNEKKSYSVTFNVDSSKASGSNSFGSIQWSDGIHVVGSPVAISWA